From a single Andrena cerasifolii isolate SP2316 chromosome 8, iyAndCera1_principal, whole genome shotgun sequence genomic region:
- the LOC143371941 gene encoding nose resistant to fluoxetine protein 6-like: MGRGRLPLLLMGLLVTAEGFAPDKKAMEETIPAYAIALNANILNASQCRREMEVFRAGVDRGLLWSLRMLDASGEPGSGFTEGNNYWLGKRDQCKFLSAKTSMALSPPVRRNNSLYRDPELEYPPYELNFFIAHMVHNSTLQYHTTISDEDLVVLGLCLPSTCTVSELTVVLEKIFRDRTLLISQLYSADFKLRKVSNLRNDNQWLLSWNMILVILILLSVAGTAIMGTMYDMLVYQKRLRKKREFLTFENNNTAELKNEAETKREPGQEEAAISDLRPESIVGQTLMCFSIYSNVKQIFKTDTGSDSIPALHGIRFLGMVWILIAHTLYFGSYFVGNRSIGYTITGSFITQAISNATYSVDTFFFMTGFLMAYAYLKAQKKEKKIPSWPTTGVQYCSMVIKRYCRLTPAYLVTILLAILNFNWYENVSMYYMSERIACNCPNYWWRNVLYINNFFDWDELCLIWSWYLANDMQFFMIGLLLLVVSTRHLRLALGIGLGLIIASICTTAYIAYSIDYYPTLDQQLNNLTIMYQRPWTRINPFLIGLGTAFLLRQLNNKLHLSTTSKAAGWTFGVLCNCSILFGMTNKDVSLAASVIYTALGRTGWGLGMMWLTVACVTNNAGIIGKFLSLPAWVPLSRLTYCVYLMNPFLINSVFLSSGYPSYVDVLTSGGLAFGLLFISYICAVFLSAIVEVPAILLLRLALNSNRQKK, translated from the exons ATGGGGCGCGGGAGATTACCGCTGCTGCTGATGGGGTTGCTGGTGACGGCGGAGGGTTTCGCGCCCGACAAGAAGGCCATGGAGGAGACGATTCCGGCGTACGCGATCGCCCTCAATGCGAACATCCTGAACGCCAGCCAATGTCGGAGGGAAATGGAGGTGTTTCGGGCCGGCGTCGACCGAGGGCTGCTGTGGAGCCTGCGAA TGCTGGACGCCAGCGGCGAGCCTGGATCTGGCTTCACCGAGGGGAACAATTACTGGCTCGGGAAACGGGACCAGTGCAAGTTCCTGTCGGCCAAGACCAGCATGGCCCTGTCGCCGCCGGTCCGAAGGAATAATAGCTTGTACAGGGACCCGGAGCTGGAGTATCCGCCCTACGAGCTCAACTTCTTCATCGCTCATATGGTGCACAACAGCACATTGCAGTACCACACTACGATATCCGACGAG GACCTGGTGGTACTCGGACTTTGCTTGCCGTCGACGTGCACCGTGAGCGAGTTGACCGTCGTGCTGGAGAAAATCTTCCGCGATAGAACCTTGCTGATCAGCCAGCTCTACTCCGCGGACTTCAAGTTGCGCAAGGTCTCCAATTTGAGGAACGACAATCAATGGCTGCTCAGCTGGAACATGATCCTCGTTAT ACTCATCCTGCTGTCTGTGGCCGGCACGGCGATAATGGGCACGATGTACGACATGCTCGTGTACCAAAAACGCTTGCGAAAGAAGAGGGAGTTCCTAACTTTCGAGAACAATAACACCGCTG AACTGAAGAACGAGGCAGAGACGAAGCGCGAGCCTGGTCAGGAGGAGGCGGCGATTTCGGACCTCAGACCGGAGAGCATTGTCGGGCAAACTCTCATGTGCTTCTCCATCTATTCGAACGTGAAGCAGATATTCAAAACGGACACTGGCTCGGACTCCATACCTGCGTTGCACGGTATCAGGTTCTTGGGGATGGTGTGGATCCTCATAGCTCATACACTCTACTTCGGAAGCTATTTCGTAG GGAACAGATCCATAGGCTATACAATAACCGGCAGCTTCATAACCCAAGCAATAAGTAACGCAACGTACTCGGTGGACACGTTCTTCTTCATGACCGGATTCTTGATGGCGTACGCGTACCTGAAGGCgcagaagaaagagaagaagatcCCGTCCTGGCCCACGACTGGGGTTCAGTACTGCAGCATGGTCATCAAACGATACTGCAG GCTCACACCTGCGTACCTGGTAACGATACTGCTCGCCATCCTAAACTTCAACTGGTACGAAAACGTTTCGATGTACTACATGTCCGAGCGAATTGCTTGCAACTGCCCCAACTACTGGTGGAGGAACGTCCTCTACATCAACAACTTCTTCGACTGGGACGAATTG TGCCTCATATGGAGCTGGTACCTAGCCAACGACATGCAGTTCTTCATGATCGGTTTATTATTGCTGGTAGTATCGACCAG GCACTTGCGCCTCGCTCTGGGCATAGGCTTGGGCTTGATAATCGCGTCCATATGCACAACCGCTTACATAGCGTATAGTATAGACTACTATCCAAC CTTGGACCAACAGTTGAATAATCTAACGATCATGTACCAGCGACCATGGACCAGAATCAACCCGTTCTTAATAGGATTGGGCACAGCTTTCCTCCTTAGACAGTTGAACAATAAATTACATCTGTCGACG ACATCCAAAGCTGCGGGCTGGACCTTTGGCGTTTTGTGCAACTGCTCGATACTCTTCGGTATGACGAACAAAGACGTGTCTCTGGCCGCGTCCGTGATTTATACGGCGCTTGGCAGGACAGGTTGGGGTCTCGGTATGATGTGGCTGACTGTCGCGTGTGTCACGAACAATGCCG GTATTATTGGTAAATTCTTGTCGCTGCCAGCATGGGTCCCCCTGAGCAGGCTAACGTACTGCGTATACCTCATGAACCCTTTCCTCATAAACTCAGTATTCCTGTCCAGTGGTTACCCCAGTTACGTCGACGTTCTGACAAGC GGTGGGTTAGCCTTCGGGTTGCTTTTCATCAGCTACATTTGCGCTGTGTTTTTATCTGCGATTGTGGAAGTGCCGGCCATACTGCTGTTGCGACTAGCCTTAAACTCTAATAGACAAAAGAAATGA